In the Pedobacter cryoconitis genome, GCATTGGCATTTTAATCAAATGACTATATACAGTCTGACGTAATGCAGCCAGTGTTTTTTCAGTAACATTTACAAATAAGACCACCCTAAAAAAAGAGAAGATTGCCTGTAAAACAAGAATAATGATCAACAACCAGCCAATATAAGTAGTCTTGCCCGACACGATCCCCTGCTTCCCGCCATCAATCAGTTGTCCGAGTAATTTCGGCAACGCCAGGCCGGATACACTGGCAACCATCAGCAGAAAAAGCCCCAAACTAAATTCCAGCCAGTAAGGTTTTACATAATGAAATAACTGCAATAATGATTTAAGAGAATTACTCCTGGCACTTTTAACTTTAACAATTGTCGGATTTTGCATTTAGAGAGCTTTGGATTTAAATTACATAGTTAGAGCCCGAATTCCGGCGGGCTCTAAAATAAAATTCGTAAACGATTGGTGATTAGTCCGGTAATGCGAAACCCATGTTCTTATGCAAGGCTTCCCGGTAGTAATACCCTCCTACGGCAATATCAAAAATGGCCATCCCCATTGGATTGAACATGACAACATCAGTTGCCTCCCTTTTATCCAAAATACCTTTGTTCACGATTTCTGCAATCGAATAGGTATGTTCTTCTAAAAGCCCTTTTTCTTTGTGCATATTTTCTATATCGGTATTCTGTCTGCAGACCTCTTCCCAGTTATCCACGATAATGATATCCATAAAGTCTTTCATCTCCACCGTATAATCCCTTAGAGACACATTAAGCTGTAAAGAACCTTCTTTTGGAGAAAGGTTAATATAAGGCGTATCAGACACGGTGCAGGTAATAAATATATCTGCATCCTGGTAACATTCTTCCCAGCTTGACACGATAAATGTTTGTGCTGCAATTTCATCGTCAATATAATTGACATCAACCGGGTTCAGGTCGTGGATCAGTACCTTATCAATATCAGCCCCCAGAATAGCAGTAATCATTCTGAGGTGCATCTGGCCAATCGGCCCAAAACCATTGATCCCAACAATTAATTTACGATCGCTATTGCGGCTATTAATGAATTCTTTTACGACTAACCCAGATACAGCAGCTGTTCTGATTGCACTGATTGTTGCCGTGTTAATGATACAGCGTGGAATCCCCGAATCATGTTCATTTAAAATGGTAACGGAATTTGCCCTTAATTTATCCTTGTAAATATTATCAGGAAAACTTGCAATCCATTTGATGCCTGCCCATGGATTTTCTCCGCCAATATAAGCGGGCATAGCAATAATCCTGTTTTTAGGATCTCCGAATCTTAAATAAGGTTTAATTGGCTGTGAATAATCGTTGGCATGAAGCTGCACTACTGCGTCTTTGATTACTGAGGTTAATTGTTCCCAATTAAAACCGATCTCTTTAATGTTATTGGCATTCAGATATAGCATGATTTTTATTTTATAGCTTAAAAATTAATGGAAAGAACTTCTTCGTTTAACTTGGCAGCCAGTTGTGTACCCCACTCCTGGTTATAAATTGTATCTAAATAAGTATGGCCTTTATCCGGGAAAATTAATAGAGAAGTGGCCTTGGTATCGCTGTCATTGAATCTGAAGTAGTTTTTAGCAGCCAGATAAACAGCTCCTGAAGAAGCACCTGCAAAAATTGCCTGCTCATTCAGCAGTTCACTACAACCTCTGATAATACTCATTTGAGAAACGATAACTACATCATCAATAATTGCATTTTCCATGATTGGGGGCACCTGACTTGCGCCTATTCCTGAGATATAACGTTTAACAGGTTTGTCACTGAAAATAACTGAACCTTCTACATCTACCCCTACAATTTTCACCTCTGGTCTTTTCTTTTTGATAAAATCAGAAATCCCGGTAATTGCTCCACTGGAGCTTACCGCAACGAAAATATAGTCCAGACGATCAAAAGAAGAAAGAATTTCTTCTCCCAGGCCATAGTATCCCTTATAGTTATTAGGATCACTATATTGATCGGCGATAAAAGAATCCGGTGTTCTTTCATGCAATTCATTCACAACATTGATCCTGGTCAGCAAATACCCTCCGGTATGATCTCTTTCGGTAACTTTTACGACCTGATGAGACATCAGGTTTAATAAAGTCTCATAAGAAGAATTAATATTTGGATCGATTACCGGGATAAATCTTAACCTGAGCCTTTTGCAGATAGAAGCAACCGCTATCGCAAGATTACCAGAACTGGACGCAATAATAGTTGTATGTTCCGTTATCTTTCCTGATTTAATTCCGTTATAAATGATGTTGAATGCAGCACGGTCTTTTGAAGACCCGGAGAAATTATTGTATTCTAATTTGGCAAAGAGATTGGCTTCTTTATTTTTGAGTTCAATGAGAGGTGTATTGCCTATAAAGGCAGCGAGTTTTCCTAGTTCGTTTAACATGGGTAGGTGAGCTAAAGATGAGAGATAGAATATTAATTATTTTTCTCAATAGAGTATTAAACCGTGCCTTTTCACTACTGAAATTGAAAAAAATAAAACAAATAAGCTCATTGTTCTCTGGAGAGCAGCAGGTAAACTTCCTGCTCTTTGGTGATAGCCGATTTGATTTTATCAACCGCTTTATAGAGGACATTGTAAACCGTATGGATAGAAACTTTGTTGCGCATTGCTATTTCCTTATAAGATAAACCAAGGTAATATTTCTGA is a window encoding:
- a CDS encoding 2,3-diaminopropionate biosynthesis protein SbnB: MLYLNANNIKEIGFNWEQLTSVIKDAVVQLHANDYSQPIKPYLRFGDPKNRIIAMPAYIGGENPWAGIKWIASFPDNIYKDKLRANSVTILNEHDSGIPRCIINTATISAIRTAAVSGLVVKEFINSRNSDRKLIVGINGFGPIGQMHLRMITAILGADIDKVLIHDLNPVDVNYIDDEIAAQTFIVSSWEECYQDADIFITCTVSDTPYINLSPKEGSLQLNVSLRDYTVEMKDFMDIIIVDNWEEVCRQNTDIENMHKEKGLLEEHTYSIAEIVNKGILDKREATDVVMFNPMGMAIFDIAVGGYYYREALHKNMGFALPD
- the sbnA gene encoding 2,3-diaminopropionate biosynthesis protein SbnA, which codes for MLNELGKLAAFIGNTPLIELKNKEANLFAKLEYNNFSGSSKDRAAFNIIYNGIKSGKITEHTTIIASSSGNLAIAVASICKRLRLRFIPVIDPNINSSYETLLNLMSHQVVKVTERDHTGGYLLTRINVVNELHERTPDSFIADQYSDPNNYKGYYGLGEEILSSFDRLDYIFVAVSSSGAITGISDFIKKKRPEVKIVGVDVEGSVIFSDKPVKRYISGIGASQVPPIMENAIIDDVVIVSQMSIIRGCSELLNEQAIFAGASSGAVYLAAKNYFRFNDSDTKATSLLIFPDKGHTYLDTIYNQEWGTQLAAKLNEEVLSINF